In one Streptomyces sp. NBC_01241 genomic region, the following are encoded:
- a CDS encoding YlbL family protein, producing the protein MPRRTATMLASTLILIALLCAGVLIRVPYSEMSPGPTVNTLGKVDGEPVLQISGHKTYPTSGNLNMTTVRVTGADYHMNLVEAVYGWLAHDSVVVPHDTLYPGGKTEQQSTQENAEEFSQSQESAKVAALTELHIPVSSRVVVSTVIKDSPAQGKLHAGDVIKQVDGTAVKQPEDVAKLVTRHKPGEDVTFTIIPAKTAQEAEKAGKEPEGTRKIVITTAKAPKENRAIVGIQAGTDHTFPFRIDIKLADVGGPSAGLMFSLGIIDKLTPTDLTGGKFVAGTGTIDDKGKVGPIGGINMKLVGARDAGARYFLTPDDNCKAAAADTPSGLTLVKVKTIDDAKKSLEKIRAGETAGLPSCSAG; encoded by the coding sequence ATGCCACGCCGCACCGCGACGATGCTCGCCTCCACTCTCATCCTCATCGCGCTGCTCTGCGCAGGCGTGCTGATCAGAGTGCCGTATTCGGAGATGTCTCCCGGCCCGACCGTGAACACCCTCGGCAAGGTCGACGGCGAGCCGGTCCTGCAGATTTCCGGGCACAAGACGTACCCGACGTCCGGCAACCTCAACATGACGACGGTCAGGGTCACCGGCGCCGACTACCACATGAATCTCGTCGAGGCCGTGTACGGCTGGCTGGCCCACGACAGCGTGGTCGTACCGCACGACACCCTGTACCCCGGCGGGAAGACCGAGCAGCAGTCGACGCAGGAGAACGCCGAGGAGTTCAGCCAGTCCCAGGAGAGCGCCAAGGTCGCCGCCCTGACCGAGCTGCACATCCCGGTGTCGTCCCGCGTCGTGGTCTCCACGGTCATCAAGGACAGCCCCGCCCAGGGCAAGCTGCACGCCGGCGATGTGATCAAGCAGGTCGACGGCACGGCGGTGAAGCAGCCCGAGGACGTGGCGAAGCTCGTCACCCGCCACAAGCCCGGCGAGGACGTGACATTCACGATCATCCCCGCGAAGACGGCGCAGGAGGCCGAGAAGGCCGGCAAGGAGCCCGAGGGCACCCGGAAGATCGTCATCACCACCGCCAAGGCCCCCAAGGAGAACCGTGCCATCGTCGGAATCCAGGCCGGGACGGACCACACGTTCCCGTTCCGGATCGACATCAAGCTCGCCGATGTCGGCGGCCCGAGCGCCGGCCTCATGTTCTCCCTCGGCATCATCGACAAGCTGACGCCCACCGACCTCACCGGCGGGAAGTTCGTCGCGGGCACCGGCACGATCGACGACAAGGGCAAGGTCGGCCCGATCGGCGGCATCAACATGAAGCTGGTCGGCGCGCGTGATGCGGGCGCCCGGTACTTCCTGACACCGGACGACAACTGCAAGGCCGCCGCCGCCGACACCCCGAGCGGACTCACGCTGGTGAAGGTGAAGACGATCGACGACGCGAAGAAGTCGCTGGAGAAGATCCGGGCAGGGGAGACGGCCGGCCTGCCGAGCTGCTCTGCGGGCTGA
- a CDS encoding PPA1309 family protein: MLAMPNVSPSSGPPMAASPLTVAVLEIDEYISGLGWDQPARLFALVDTARLRAQEPGLAAQLGLDSSDSPTASLTPIEQEELSPGTALDEFLATIAWPDAVIGCAMTVERLMLPPSAEASVPEGLSDAQLTKWVAKHPERQEVRMTVAVLRDGTREAAVRLREKDSPSEVRTGAGLVPGLADALAATFEA; this comes from the coding sequence ATGTTGGCCATGCCCAACGTTTCCCCCTCATCAGGCCCCCCGATGGCCGCGAGCCCCCTCACCGTCGCCGTGCTCGAAATCGACGAGTACATCTCCGGTCTCGGCTGGGACCAGCCGGCCCGGCTCTTCGCTCTCGTCGACACCGCCCGGCTGCGGGCCCAGGAGCCCGGCCTCGCCGCCCAGCTCGGTCTCGACAGCTCCGATTCCCCGACCGCCTCACTCACCCCCATCGAGCAGGAGGAGCTTTCGCCGGGGACCGCCCTGGACGAGTTCCTCGCCACGATCGCCTGGCCCGACGCAGTGATCGGCTGCGCGATGACGGTGGAGCGGCTGATGCTGCCGCCGTCCGCCGAGGCCTCCGTACCGGAGGGGCTCAGCGATGCCCAGCTGACCAAGTGGGTCGCCAAGCATCCGGAGCGCCAGGAGGTGCGGATGACGGTGGCCGTTCTCAGGGACGGTACGCGCGAGGCGGCCGTACGGCTTCGCGAGAAGGACTCCCCGAGCGAGGTGCGGACCGGGGCCGGACTGGTGCCCGGACTGGCCGACGCACTGGCCGCGACCTTCGAGGCCTGA
- a CDS encoding UPF0182 family membrane protein, which produces MPDRGGGPTGPRIRVGRPSRRARTLLMTLGVLAVLAMAFVMFAGFWTDWLWYRSVAYSSVFTTTLWTKIGLFLVFGLLMAIAVGLNIWLAHRLRPPLSAMSLEQQSLDRYRMSLAPYKKWVLLAITALVGLIAGASASGQWRTWLMYVNGVAFHQKDPQFHLDVSFYAFDLPWYRFLLGFGFAATVLSLIAAALTHYLYGGLRITSPGARATGAATGHLSVLLGVFVSLKAVAYWLDRYGLAVKSSDFKATDNWTGLRYVDANAYLPAKTILFCIAAICAVLFFATLWRRTWQLPMIGFGLMVLSAILIGGLYPAIVQKFQVQPNEQAKEAPFIRKNIEATRDAYDIDNAQVRDYSGKSTTDDDAKLRASADTAASYRVMDPNVVSPAFQQLQQKRNYYQFPKTLDVDRYKDAAGKDQDTVIGLRELNLDGIPKRNWINDHFTYTHGYGAIAAKGTTTGKNPNGSPDFTESGLPTSGELGKYEQQIYYGEKTEQYSIVGGPQKELDYEEDGEKTTSYQGNSGVSLSNAFNRAAYAVAFSEPQILYSGAIGDGSRILYNRTPKERVEAVAPWLTIDGDAYPAVVNGRIQWVVDAYTTTNGYPYASRTTLGDTTADSLTTNQRAVVAQQNQVNYIRNSVKATVDAYDGKVKLYEWDTEDPVLKTWRKAFPGTVQPKADIPQELKEHLRYPQDLFKVQRELLTRYHVTNPAQFYSGSDAWQVPDDPTNKESGAVPPYYLSIKMPDQPAQKFSLTTTFTPKGRPDLGAFMAVDADAASKDYGTIRLLRVTTTVKGPGQVQSELNGNGDVAEFVRNLKGTDSDIEYGNLLTVPLEGGFLYIEPVYTRGGTQNYPLLRKVAASYGSKTVFENSLGEALNAVFGVTGPGTTQPPETTQPPETTRPPGETTQPPATGDAALKKAIADAQRAYAEGEAALKKQDWSAYGKAQADLQDALQRAAAAQPKSGSANGADGANSASNADHSGKTPKAGNGG; this is translated from the coding sequence ATGCCGGACCGCGGCGGAGGCCCGACCGGGCCACGGATCAGAGTCGGCCGCCCGTCCCGGCGCGCCCGTACCCTGCTCATGACACTTGGCGTCCTGGCGGTTCTCGCCATGGCGTTCGTCATGTTCGCCGGGTTCTGGACGGACTGGCTCTGGTACCGGTCGGTCGCCTATTCATCCGTCTTCACCACCACCCTGTGGACCAAGATCGGGCTGTTCCTCGTCTTCGGACTGCTGATGGCGATCGCCGTCGGTCTGAACATCTGGCTCGCGCACCGGCTCCGGCCGCCGCTGAGCGCGATGTCCTTGGAGCAGCAGAGCCTGGACCGCTACCGGATGAGCCTCGCACCGTACAAGAAGTGGGTGCTGCTCGCGATCACCGCGCTCGTCGGGCTGATCGCCGGAGCGTCCGCCTCCGGCCAGTGGCGTACCTGGCTGATGTATGTGAACGGCGTGGCGTTCCACCAGAAGGATCCCCAGTTCCATCTGGACGTCTCCTTCTACGCCTTCGATCTGCCCTGGTACCGCTTCCTGCTGGGCTTCGGCTTCGCGGCCACGGTGCTCTCGCTGATCGCCGCCGCGCTGACCCACTATCTGTACGGCGGGCTCCGCATCACCAGCCCCGGCGCGCGGGCGACCGGCGCGGCCACCGGCCATCTGTCGGTGCTGCTCGGTGTCTTCGTCTCGCTGAAGGCCGTGGCGTACTGGCTCGACCGGTACGGCCTGGCCGTGAAGTCCAGTGACTTCAAGGCCACGGACAACTGGACGGGCCTGCGGTACGTCGACGCCAACGCCTACCTTCCGGCGAAGACCATCCTGTTCTGCATCGCCGCGATCTGCGCCGTGCTCTTCTTCGCGACGCTCTGGCGCCGCACCTGGCAGCTCCCGATGATCGGCTTCGGTCTGATGGTGCTCTCGGCGATCCTGATCGGCGGGCTGTACCCGGCGATCGTGCAGAAGTTCCAGGTCCAGCCGAACGAGCAGGCCAAGGAAGCCCCGTTCATCCGGAAGAACATCGAAGCGACGCGTGACGCGTACGACATCGACAACGCTCAGGTCCGCGACTACTCGGGCAAGAGCACGACGGACGACGACGCCAAGCTGCGCGCGAGCGCGGATACCGCCGCCAGTTACCGGGTGATGGACCCCAACGTCGTCTCCCCGGCCTTCCAGCAGCTCCAGCAGAAGAGGAACTACTACCAGTTCCCCAAGACGCTGGACGTGGACCGCTACAAGGACGCCGCCGGTAAGGACCAGGACACGGTCATCGGTCTGCGCGAGCTCAACCTCGACGGCATCCCCAAGCGCAACTGGATCAACGACCACTTCACCTACACCCACGGCTACGGCGCCATCGCGGCCAAGGGCACGACGACCGGCAAGAACCCGAACGGTTCACCGGACTTCACCGAGTCCGGTCTGCCGACCTCGGGTGAGCTCGGCAAGTACGAGCAGCAGATCTACTACGGCGAGAAGACCGAGCAGTACTCCATCGTCGGCGGGCCCCAGAAGGAGCTCGACTACGAGGAGGACGGCGAGAAGACCACCAGCTACCAGGGCAACAGCGGGGTCAGTCTCTCCAACGCGTTCAACCGTGCCGCGTACGCGGTGGCGTTCAGCGAGCCGCAGATCCTCTACTCGGGGGCCATCGGCGACGGTTCGCGGATCCTTTACAACCGCACGCCCAAGGAGCGCGTCGAGGCGGTCGCCCCGTGGCTGACCATCGACGGCGACGCCTACCCGGCCGTGGTGAACGGCCGCATCCAGTGGGTCGTCGACGCGTACACCACCACCAACGGCTACCCGTACGCCTCGCGTACGACGCTCGGTGACACCACGGCCGACTCGCTGACCACCAACCAGCGTGCGGTCGTCGCCCAGCAGAACCAGGTCAACTACATCCGCAACTCGGTGAAGGCCACCGTCGACGCGTACGACGGCAAGGTCAAGCTCTACGAGTGGGACACCGAGGACCCGGTCCTCAAGACGTGGCGCAAGGCGTTCCCGGGGACCGTCCAGCCCAAGGCGGACATCCCGCAGGAGCTCAAGGAACATCTGCGGTACCCGCAGGACCTGTTCAAGGTGCAGCGCGAGCTGCTCACCCGTTACCACGTCACCAACCCCGCCCAGTTCTACAGCGGCAGTGACGCGTGGCAGGTCCCGGACGACCCGACCAACAAGGAGTCCGGCGCCGTCCCGCCGTACTACCTGAGCATAAAGATGCCGGACCAACCGGCCCAGAAGTTCTCACTGACGACGACGTTCACCCCGAAGGGACGGCCCGACCTCGGGGCGTTCATGGCGGTGGACGCCGACGCGGCCAGTAAGGACTACGGCACGATAAGGCTGTTGAGAGTCACCACCACGGTGAAGGGCCCCGGCCAGGTACAGAGCGAGCTCAACGGCAACGGAGACGTCGCCGAGTTCGTGAGAAACCTCAAGGGAACCGACTCCGACATCGAGTACGGCAATCTGCTGACCGTGCCGCTCGAAGGGGGATTCCTCTACATCGAGCCGGTGTACACGCGCGGTGGCACGCAGAACTACCCGCTGCTGCGCAAGGTCGCCGCCTCGTACGGGTCGAAGACCGTCTTCGAGAACAGCCTCGGGGAAGCGCTCAACGCGGTCTTCGGGGTGACGGGCCCCGGCACCACCCAGCCGCCGGAGACCACCCAGCCGCCGGAGACCACCCGGCCACCGGGCGAGACCACGCAGCCGCCGGCCACCGGTGACGCGGCGCTGAAGAAGGCGATCGCGGACGCGCAGAGGGCCTATGCGGAAGGCGAGGCAGCCCTGAAGAAGCAGGACTGGAGCGCCTACGGCAAGGCTCAGGCGGATCTGCAGGACGCCCTGCAGCGTGCGGCGGCCGCCCAGCCCAAGTCGGGCAGTGCGAACGGCGCCGATGGAGCGAACAGCGCGAGCAATGCGGACCATTCGGGCAAGACGCCCAAAGCCGGTAATGGTGGCTGA
- a CDS encoding tetratricopeptide repeat protein has translation MNAAFGVAAAENDETAENTGASGKTETSGIIGTTETAETAGCAATVESAENTESTASARAIGSAGAMEAAESSGVQEVPETRESPESAESEARHRRAADAGDTTSMSVLGALLLRRGDLDGAEPYLRAATADGDRAAANNLGVLLHQRGYVDDAAGWWRIAAVAGSAAAAHALGRHYRERGDEPGAEYWLRQSAEQGHALGAYALADLLEHRSDVGAERWLRAAAEQGHREAAYRLARMLDRNAADDLHDAFGRPGLAPGPGPGLGSGAGTRATDRPGTTGRSAARRDDGPVAGPATGRVGEAEQWYRQAAARGHRRAALHLGAILEQRGEPKEAGRWYLISAKAGEARAACALGFLLRDAGDEESAAVWWLRAAQDGDGNAANALGALHAARGEQQTAERWYRAAMDAGDVNGAYNLGLLCAAQDRTPQAEQWYRRAAYAGHREAANALAVLLLQAGDATGAEPWFSKAAEAGSVDAAFNLGILHAGRDEDRAALVWYERAAAAGHTEAALQVGMALLHRGEGQEAERHLRCAAGGGSAEAAFRLAGVLDSRQPPPGPPALGEPMPEKTECEEWYERAAEQGHRRAQVRVGMLAAARGDVDGAARWYREAAESGSRNGAFNLGLLLAREGSEREAALWWSRAARDGHGRAALRLALLAARRGELTEGQRWCARAVELGPAEVAERAARLREALHQELTA, from the coding sequence ATGAATGCGGCTTTTGGTGTAGCCGCTGCGGAGAACGACGAGACCGCTGAGAACACCGGGGCCTCCGGAAAAACTGAGACCTCTGGGATCATTGGGACGACCGAGACCGCCGAGACTGCGGGGTGTGCCGCGACCGTCGAGAGCGCAGAGAACACAGAGAGCACGGCGAGCGCCCGGGCCATCGGGAGCGCCGGGGCCATGGAGGCTGCGGAAAGCTCCGGGGTCCAGGAAGTCCCGGAGACGCGAGAGAGTCCGGAGAGCGCCGAGAGCGAGGCACGCCACCGCCGCGCCGCCGACGCCGGGGACACCACGTCGATGAGCGTCCTCGGGGCCCTGCTGCTGCGCCGCGGTGATCTGGACGGCGCCGAGCCCTATCTGCGTGCGGCCACCGCCGACGGCGACCGGGCCGCGGCCAACAATCTCGGCGTCCTCCTCCACCAGCGCGGATACGTCGACGACGCGGCCGGCTGGTGGCGTATCGCGGCCGTCGCGGGCTCCGCCGCCGCCGCACACGCCCTCGGCCGCCACTACCGGGAACGCGGCGACGAGCCCGGTGCCGAGTACTGGCTGCGGCAGTCCGCCGAGCAGGGGCACGCGCTGGGGGCGTACGCCCTCGCCGACCTGCTGGAACACCGCAGCGACGTCGGCGCCGAGCGCTGGCTGCGCGCTGCCGCCGAGCAGGGGCACCGGGAGGCCGCGTACCGCCTCGCGCGGATGCTGGACCGCAACGCCGCCGACGACTTGCACGACGCCTTCGGCCGCCCGGGGCTGGCCCCCGGTCCCGGTCCCGGTCTCGGCTCGGGGGCAGGCACGCGCGCCACCGATCGTCCGGGTACCACCGGCCGCTCCGCGGCGCGCAGGGACGACGGCCCCGTGGCAGGTCCGGCGACCGGGCGCGTGGGCGAGGCCGAGCAGTGGTACCGGCAGGCCGCCGCGCGCGGCCACCGGCGTGCCGCCCTGCACCTCGGCGCCATCCTTGAGCAGCGCGGCGAGCCCAAGGAGGCCGGCCGCTGGTACCTCATCTCCGCGAAGGCGGGCGAGGCGCGGGCCGCCTGCGCGCTCGGCTTCCTGCTCCGTGATGCGGGCGACGAGGAGAGCGCCGCCGTGTGGTGGCTGCGCGCCGCCCAGGACGGCGACGGGAACGCCGCCAATGCCCTGGGGGCCCTGCACGCGGCCCGTGGCGAGCAGCAGACCGCCGAGCGCTGGTACCGCGCCGCCATGGACGCGGGCGACGTCAACGGCGCCTACAACCTGGGGCTGCTCTGCGCGGCGCAGGACCGTACGCCGCAGGCCGAGCAGTGGTACCGCCGTGCCGCCTACGCGGGCCACCGCGAGGCCGCCAACGCGCTGGCCGTGCTCCTGCTCCAGGCGGGCGACGCGACCGGCGCCGAACCCTGGTTCTCCAAGGCCGCCGAGGCCGGCAGCGTGGACGCGGCCTTCAACCTCGGCATCCTGCACGCCGGGCGCGACGAGGACCGTGCGGCGCTGGTCTGGTACGAGCGCGCCGCGGCGGCCGGCCACACCGAGGCCGCTCTCCAGGTGGGCATGGCCCTGCTGCACCGCGGCGAGGGGCAGGAGGCCGAGCGCCATCTGCGCTGCGCGGCGGGCGGCGGCAGCGCCGAGGCGGCCTTCCGGCTGGCCGGGGTCCTGGACTCGCGGCAGCCGCCGCCCGGCCCTCCCGCGCTCGGCGAGCCGATGCCCGAGAAGACCGAGTGCGAGGAGTGGTACGAGCGGGCTGCCGAGCAGGGGCACCGCCGCGCCCAGGTGCGGGTCGGGATGCTCGCGGCGGCCCGTGGTGACGTGGACGGCGCGGCCCGCTGGTACCGCGAAGCCGCCGAGTCGGGCAGCCGCAACGGCGCTTTCAACCTCGGGCTGCTGCTCGCCCGAGAGGGCAGCGAGCGCGAGGCCGCGCTGTGGTGGAGCCGTGCCGCCCGCGACGGGCATGGCCGGGCAGCCCTGCGCCTCGCCCTGCTGGCCGCCCGCCGCGGCGAGCTCACCGAGGGGCAGCGCTGGTGCGCGCGGGCGGTCGAGCTGGGCCCGGCAGAGGTCGCCGAGCGCGCCGCCCGGCTGCGCGAAGCGCTGCACCAGGAGCTCACCGCGTAA
- a CDS encoding ABC transporter substrate-binding protein, with amino-acid sequence MRTRTPWTCTVVLIAAFLLGAAGCAGKDSADDRATAAPRTVTPVAGCGARSWSDPADLAPDRKPARCDNGAPAARPLAKKRKITVATGTLSAEYVAPLQVAVAKGEFAKEGLDVELKVLPTPDALPLLAKGDVDAQWAAPEAAVMNGINGGFDIRWVAGNFSPDPSSKSGLWVRLKDGESADHVDMAGRKMGTMIGKGSVIAYPMDTSLKKHGGGLDKIGFQQLGSADVLTALENGGVDSAWLLDPVWRKVDGDKKYAFLGGQPLGEPLGGLLFGPTLLNKDPDAGVAFLRAYIRTVNTYFAGDYKADPAFVAELAKLMKTDEATLRSTPSMRMDWEIRKGTTDRLQQAYAHAGVSKGAPVPEAKAVNRAMYAEAVGHSL; translated from the coding sequence GTGCGTACACGTACCCCCTGGACCTGCACCGTCGTACTCATCGCGGCGTTCTTGCTCGGCGCGGCAGGCTGCGCCGGAAAGGACTCCGCCGACGACCGCGCCACCGCCGCGCCGCGCACCGTCACACCCGTCGCGGGCTGCGGTGCCCGTAGCTGGAGCGATCCGGCCGACCTCGCGCCCGACCGGAAACCGGCCCGCTGCGACAACGGGGCCCCGGCGGCCCGGCCCCTGGCGAAGAAGCGGAAGATCACCGTCGCCACCGGCACCCTGAGCGCGGAGTACGTCGCTCCGCTCCAGGTCGCAGTGGCGAAGGGCGAGTTCGCGAAGGAAGGGCTGGACGTCGAGCTGAAGGTGCTGCCCACCCCGGATGCCTTGCCGCTGCTCGCCAAGGGCGATGTGGACGCCCAGTGGGCGGCTCCCGAGGCGGCCGTGATGAACGGCATCAACGGCGGTTTCGACATCAGGTGGGTGGCCGGGAACTTCTCGCCCGACCCCTCCTCCAAGAGCGGCCTGTGGGTGCGCCTCAAAGATGGCGAGAGCGCCGACCACGTCGATATGGCGGGCCGGAAGATGGGCACGATGATCGGCAAGGGCTCGGTCATCGCCTACCCGATGGACACCTCGCTGAAGAAGCACGGCGGCGGCCTCGACAAGATCGGCTTCCAGCAGCTCGGCTCCGCGGACGTGCTGACCGCGCTGGAGAACGGTGGCGTGGACTCCGCCTGGCTGCTCGACCCGGTCTGGCGCAAGGTGGACGGCGACAAGAAGTACGCGTTCCTGGGCGGCCAGCCGCTCGGCGAACCGCTCGGCGGCCTGCTCTTCGGACCGACGCTGCTGAACAAGGACCCGGACGCCGGTGTCGCCTTTCTCCGCGCCTACATCCGGACGGTGAACACCTACTTCGCCGGCGACTACAAGGCCGACCCCGCGTTCGTCGCCGAACTGGCAAAGCTGATGAAGACCGACGAGGCCACCCTGCGGTCGACCCCGTCGATGCGGATGGACTGGGAGATACGGAAGGGCACGACGGACCGGCTGCAGCAGGCGTACGCGCACGCCGGCGTTTCGAAGGGCGCCCCGGTGCCGGAGGCGAAGGCCGTGAACCGGGCGATGTACGCGGAGGCGGTGGGCCACTCGCTCTGA
- a CDS encoding ABC transporter permease, whose protein sequence is MSTTVHATKPDDGVLIRRPGPQELHPVRTHRRRRALEIALAVAVPLLLVLLWQLAATQSWIDERVYPAPSTILADGWDRAGAGELWPDVWATLKRVLGGYAIGTVAGYALGLLMGSLSLVRAALEPLLDALYVVPKLALLPVFLNMFGLGEGPQIALVAATVFFFVWISTMAAVLAVPVGHRDAGQVFGASPWQMFRHVLLPASLPAVLVGARIAAGVAVLVIVASEQIAAADGLGHLIFDSRALFQNDVMFVGIVCVAVLGVVFSEVVRIAGRLLTPWAPRDRGRGQS, encoded by the coding sequence ATGAGCACCACCGTGCACGCCACGAAACCCGACGACGGCGTGCTGATCCGCAGGCCGGGCCCACAGGAACTGCATCCGGTGCGCACCCACCGCAGGCGCCGCGCCCTGGAGATCGCGCTCGCCGTCGCCGTACCGCTGCTGCTCGTACTGCTCTGGCAGCTGGCCGCGACACAGTCCTGGATCGACGAACGGGTCTACCCCGCCCCCTCGACCATCCTGGCGGACGGCTGGGACCGGGCGGGCGCCGGTGAACTGTGGCCGGATGTGTGGGCCACGCTCAAGCGGGTCCTCGGCGGCTACGCGATCGGCACCGTCGCGGGTTACGCGCTCGGGCTGCTGATGGGCTCGCTCTCCCTCGTACGGGCGGCGCTGGAGCCGTTGCTCGACGCCCTGTACGTCGTCCCGAAGCTGGCCCTGCTGCCGGTCTTCCTCAATATGTTCGGCCTCGGCGAGGGACCGCAGATCGCTCTGGTCGCCGCGACCGTCTTCTTCTTCGTCTGGATCTCCACCATGGCGGCCGTGCTGGCCGTCCCGGTCGGCCACCGTGACGCCGGTCAGGTCTTCGGCGCCTCGCCCTGGCAGATGTTCCGGCATGTGCTGCTGCCCGCGTCACTGCCGGCAGTCCTGGTCGGGGCGCGGATCGCGGCGGGGGTGGCCGTACTGGTCATCGTCGCCTCCGAACAGATCGCGGCGGCCGACGGGCTGGGCCATCTGATCTTCGACTCCCGGGCGCTGTTCCAGAACGACGTGATGTTCGTCGGCATCGTGTGCGTGGCGGTCCTCGGTGTCGTCTTCTCCGAAGTGGTGCGGATCGCCGGGCGGCTGCTCACTCCGTGGGCCCCCCGCGACCGCGGCCGCGGCCAGTCCTGA
- a CDS encoding ABC transporter ATP-binding protein has protein sequence MPASATRPKLRADALTRSFGRGAKALPALGPVDLSVAPGEFTCLVGPSGCGKSTLLRIAAGLLRPSSGELSIRTASPRPAAMIFQDYGIYDWKTVLANVRFGLDIQRVPRKEADARARDWLARMGLSDFAGAYPAALSGGMRQRVAIARALAVEPEMLLMDEPFAALDAQLRTILQDELLDLTQTTRTTTLFITHSLEEAIVLGDRVLVMSARPGRIIAERRPPFGRPRTGEVRSAPEFTALKSELWELLRGEVRREAVSA, from the coding sequence GTGCCCGCCTCGGCCACCCGGCCCAAGCTCCGCGCCGACGCGCTCACCCGCTCCTTCGGGCGCGGCGCCAAGGCCCTGCCCGCCCTCGGCCCCGTCGATCTCTCCGTCGCTCCGGGCGAGTTCACCTGCCTCGTCGGCCCTTCCGGCTGCGGCAAGTCCACGCTGCTCAGGATCGCCGCCGGACTGCTCCGCCCCAGCTCCGGCGAGCTGTCCATCCGTACGGCATCACCCCGCCCGGCGGCGATGATCTTCCAGGACTACGGGATCTACGACTGGAAGACCGTACTGGCCAATGTCCGGTTCGGCCTCGACATCCAACGCGTACCGCGCAAGGAGGCCGACGCCAGGGCGCGCGACTGGCTGGCCCGGATGGGGCTCTCCGACTTCGCGGGGGCATATCCGGCCGCCCTCTCCGGCGGAATGCGGCAACGGGTCGCGATCGCCCGCGCCCTCGCCGTCGAACCCGAGATGCTGCTGATGGACGAGCCGTTCGCGGCGCTCGACGCCCAGCTGCGCACCATCCTCCAGGACGAGCTGCTCGACCTCACCCAGACCACCCGTACCACCACCCTCTTCATCACCCACAGCCTCGAAGAGGCGATCGTGCTCGGGGACCGGGTACTGGTGATGTCCGCCAGACCGGGGCGGATCATCGCCGAGCGCCGCCCGCCGTTCGGCCGGCCCCGCACCGGCGAGGTCCGGTCGGCGCCCGAATTCACCGCGCTGAAGAGCGAGTTGTGGGAACTGCTGCGCGGCGAGGTACGGAGGGAGGCGGTTTCGGCATGA
- a CDS encoding Fur family transcriptional regulator, which yields MSDLLERLRGRGWRMTAQRRVVAEVLDGDHVHLTADEVHARAVAKLPEISRATVYNTLGEMVTLGEVIEVSTDRRAKRYDPNAHRPHHHLVCARCGTIRDVHPAGDPLADLPSDERFGFTVSNVEVTYRGICPNCAATS from the coding sequence ATGAGTGACCTGCTGGAACGACTTCGCGGACGCGGCTGGCGCATGACCGCCCAGCGGCGCGTCGTGGCCGAGGTCCTCGACGGGGACCATGTGCACCTGACGGCGGACGAGGTCCACGCCCGCGCCGTTGCGAAGCTGCCCGAGATCTCCCGCGCCACCGTCTACAACACTCTGGGCGAGATGGTGACGCTCGGTGAGGTCATAGAGGTCTCCACGGACCGCCGCGCCAAGCGCTACGACCCGAACGCACACCGCCCCCATCACCACCTCGTCTGCGCGCGCTGCGGCACCATCCGCGACGTGCATCCGGCCGGCGACCCGCTGGCGGATCTGCCGAGCGACGAACGGTTCGGATTCACGGTCTCCAACGTCGAGGTGACCTACCGCGGCATCTGCCCGAACTGCGCCGCAACGAGCTGA